A part of Aspergillus flavus chromosome 1, complete sequence genomic DNA contains:
- a CDS encoding putative C2H2 transcription factor (hypothetical protein Ao3042_03786), with protein sequence MSSAQPVDESDRRHPRRRVLNRPPPSLSSDSSPPHLLPSNLRLIKGETFHSSNRPRSDRDPILDLKLLPRRSPTCPKALEAIAAGQRRMAHILNRFDLDSLSTRDSLESQDELPVPRGILRTHVKSSASKEDSTKQSEPTPQEPKESHKKIRRVNHHTSDSGLGSSIGSAETMSSTKGNVTAGQVCQASVGHKLSATARVEIQGRILFPLLMKDKFQLFHPLVRCAHQQIEKQQLKCLRDVEKTLLFSTPDVKAPTAAWYSFCRFTIHCLHETSGYLRGRDLTLPNDVPYSNNYFLDLITQINRFARIRDATRSRQESATNGEKAAKSLEPRLTLEGGMSETGRPAELVMHKDGKSISLQTGKPYDEHAIPTFKRTLSVETVDEGVERSMARRKKNAPPMDINQKCQFCDKVLKRPCDLTKHEKTHSRPYKCPERGCKYFELGFPTEKETERHYNDKHCKNPRLFRCHQPGCTYASKRESNCKQHMEKTHGWVYERTKNNGKNKPVKQGSAQPTPQSSGIPSPAASHPTGDFSTPTTGPTVSPSEPPIAFPETIPFSFADPPVPTQTEDFQLFSNSPTSLGGSPYHNMSDAQGFPPGANFDLNQPQVPGIGSPASGSSEFLTPPSGSTHSPYDPINPFPDSSMFSFEPYMQPKTEESLLFVSGGFGDVPSMFEQNPMDFLTDPMYNSNFMGYETVQPQLEANPNAQFGLDGWDDFMCKPDQSSM encoded by the exons ATGTCTTCCGCTCAGCCTGTCGACGAATCAGACCGGCGTCATCCTCGACGTCGAGTACTTAATCGTCCTCCGCCCTCGCTCTCGAGTGACTCGTCACCACCCCATCTACTCCCGTCGAATCTGCGCTTGATTAAAGGAGAAACTTTCCACTCTTCCAACCGACCCAGATCCGACCGTGATCCCATCCTAGATTTAAAACTGTTACCACGCCGCTCTCCAACGTGTCCTAAAGCCCTGGAAGCTATAGCTGCCGGCCAGCGGCGTATGGCCCATATTCTTAACCGCTTCGATCTCGACTCTCTTTCAACGCGCGACTCATTGGAATCCCAAGACGAACTCCCTGTTCCTCGAGGCATTTTGAGGACACATGTTAAATCCAGTGCTTCTAAGGAGGATTCTACCAAGCAATCTGAACCTACTCCACAGGAGCCCAAGGAGTCACACAAGAAGATTCGAAGAGTGAATCACCACACATCCGACAGCGGCCTAGGCAGTTCTATTGGCAGCGCCGAAACCATGTCATCTACTAAGGGCAACG TGACAGCTGGCCAAGTGTGCCAAGCTAGCGTTGGACACAAACTGTCTGCTACTGCCCGCGTTGAGATACAGGGCCgtattcttttccccctgCTTATGAAGGATAAGTTTCAGCTATTCCATCCTCTTGTTCGATGCGCCCATCAGCAAATCGAAAAACAGCAGCTCAAATGTTTGCGTGATGTTGAAAAgacccttctcttttccactCCT GACGTGAAAGCGCCCACTGCAGCCTGGTACTCCTTCTGCCGATTCACGATTCACTGCCTTCACGAGACTTCTGGTTATCTTCGGGGCAGAGATTTGACCTTGCCCAACGATGTGCCATATTCGAACAACTACTTCCTCGACCTTATTACGCAGATCAACCGCTTCGCCAGGATTCGAGACGCAACCCGGTCCCGACAGGAATCTGCAACCAACGGCGAAAAGGCCGCTAAGTCCCT TGAACCCCGACTTACTCTTGAGGGTGGAATGTCCGAGACTGGACGGCCTGCTGAGTTGGTCATGCACAAGGATGGCAAGTCCATCTCCCTACAGACGGGAAAGCCATACGACGAGCACGCCATCCCAACCTTCAAGCGCACCCTGAGTGTTGAAACGGTTGACGAGGGAGTTGAACGGTCCATGGCCCGTCGCAAGAAGAATGCTCCCCCGATGGATATCAACCAGAAGTGCCAGTTCTGCGACAAAGTCTTGAAGCGACCATGTGATCTTAC taaaCACGAGAAGACCCACTCGCGTCCTTACAAGTGCCCTGAAAGGGGATGCAAGTATTTCGAACTGGGCTTTCCGACCGAGAAGGAGACGGAGCGTCATTACAATGACAAGCACTGCAAGAACCCCCGGCTATTCAGATGCCATCAGCCTGGCTGCACCTACGCATCTAAGAGGGAGAGCAATTGCAAGCAGCACATGGAGAAGACGCACGGTTGGGTGTATGAACGGACGAAGAACAACGGCAAGAATAAACCTGTCAAGCAAGGGTCCGCTCAGCCTACCCCCCAAAGCAGCGGTATTCCATCTCCTGCTGCCTCCCACCCGACAGGTGATTTCTCTACACCCACGACGGGCCCCACTGTTTCCCCCAGTGAACCTCCTATCGCCTTCCCTGAAACAATACCGTTCTCATTCGCCGACCCTCCCGTTCCGACCCAGACCGAGGACTTTCAATTATTTTCAAACAGCCCCACTTCGCTTGGTGGTTCTCCCTACCATAACATGAGTGATGCCCAGGGGTTTCCACCTGGCGCAAACTTCGACCTGAACCAGCCCCAAGTGCCCGGTATTGGAAGTCCTGCCTCCGGATCGAGCGAGTTTCTCACACCACCCTCTGGAAGCACTCACTCCCCCTACGATCCTATCAATCCATTCCCCGACAGCTCGATGTTCTCATTTGAGCCGTACATGCAGCCTAAGACCGAGGAGAGCTTGTTGTTCGTGAGCGGCGGATTTGGCGATGTGCCTAGTATGTTCGAGCAGAATCCCATGGATTTTCTGACCGACCCGATGTACAACTCAAACTTTATGGGCTATGAGACTGTCCAGCCGCAGCTTGAGGCCAATCCAAATGCGCAGTTTGGACTGGATGGTTGGGATGATTTCATGTGCAAACCCGACCAATCTTCCATGTAA
- a CDS encoding uncharacterized protein (of unknown function-domain containing protein) — MATTLRPSVSVATFTFLDRKLQAPDVSAATTLSHPTTNLSGDSLPYWLVNVPPDRWPAECPSFLRDICEKNIQILSTPDEQYERQGWGLVKEIVRTNQIDRFQRLPSDLRKYLEYKEWIVAEYGSIMRFVVKERLRWGEGSPDDLKPRGRPFEFDEDIRILHNDWPYGIEKDIVHLVVWTKFELEDDPVTDDLTPRARQEIDNYVKKTFCSRVPSEKVIWFKNWKSLKSVHAVEHFHVMLYKPDPEFLKEITGRDVPMVARM; from the exons ATGGCTACCACGCTTAGACCTTCTGTTTCCGTCGCAACATTCACTTTCCTCGATAGAAAGTTGCAAGCGCCCGATGTGAGCGCTGCTACGACGCTCTCGCACCCGACCACCAACCTGTCGGGCGATTCCTTGCCGTATTGGCTGGTCAACGTCCCTCCTGACAGATGGCCGGCTGAATGCCCTAGCTTTCTCCGTGATATCTGTGAGAAGAATATCCAAATACTGTCGACTCCTGACGAACAATATGAGAGACAAGGGTGGGGACTAGTGAAGGAGATCGTCC GAACCAATCAAATCGATCGCTTCCAACGCCTTCCCAGTGATCTGAGAAAGTACCTCGAATACAAGGAGTGGATTGTCGCCGAGTATGGATCCATCATGCGGTTTGTTGTGAAGGAGCGACTACGCTGGGGAGAAGGCAGTCCTGACGACCTTAAGCCCAGAGGGCGCCCATTTGAGTTTGACG AGGATATTCGAATTTTGCACAACGACTGGCCGTACGGAATCGAGAAAGATATCGTCCATTTAGTAGTGTGGACCAAGTTCGAGCTGGAAGATGATCCGGTGACCGACGATCTGACACCGCGGGCCAGGCAAGAGATTGATAACTatgtgaagaagacattTTGCTCGCGAGTACCATCAGAGAAA GTCATCTGGTTCAAGAACTGGAAGTCTCTCAAGTCAGTGCATGCGGTCGAACATTTTCATGTCATGCTATATAAACCGGATCCAGAATTCCTGAAAGAAATCACTGGAAGGGATGTACCGATGGTTGCAAGGATGTGA
- a CDS encoding uncharacterized protein (involved in molybdopterin and thiamine biosynthesis): MSSWIQRHAGSQQTQLAATAVLSGAAVAGAIFGYQALKRKEAVKELKASIPNIDEKHIAAKLTKFGGADPVQQLSKEDERSAALARRAQMGDYDDELILEQLARNRVFLTDEGLEKLRSSFIIVVGCGGVGSHAAASLSRSGASKIRLIDFDQVTLSSLNRHALATLADVGTPKVHCIRKRLEQITPWTKFDCRNELFSGSVADGLLAPWSMDDSDKGRKPDYVLDCIDNITSKVELLHYCHSHSIPVISSMGAGCKSDPTCVTVGDISTSTDDPLSRSTRRRLKILGVSTGIPVVFSTEKPGPGKASLLPLAEEEFNKGQVGELSVLPDFRARILPVLGTMPAVFGYTVANHVICDIAGYPRDYSIARKGKDKIYDSVQTATQGFMERLARVEVGQHVIGLRLPITKGDVVFLVDDIWRGKSAITGLPGRLILVPWERPARGFVPDPEWEKQGQKFLPFELKDLVCMTKEESARHEKEVLLGGKKPEDLYDEKTIQRVKERMEEAGFYERFR, encoded by the exons ATGTCTTCTTGGATACAGCGGCACGCTGGCTCCCAACAGACACAGCTTGCCGCTACAGCTGTGCTCTCGGGGGCTGCTGTTGCAGGAGCTATCTTTGGGTATCAAGCGctcaaaaggaaagaagccGTCAAGGAATTGAAAGCATCTATTCCGAATATCGATGAGAAACATATCGCCGCGAAG CTTACCAAATTCGGTGGCGCAGACCCTGTACAACAATTGAGCAAGGAAGATGAGCGCAGTGCGGCGCTTGCGCGCAGAGCGCAGATGGGGGACTACGACGACG AGCTTATCCTTGAACAACTTGCCCGTAATCGTGTCTTCCTCACCGACGAGGGTCTAGAGAAGCTTCGTTcatcttttataatagttgTGGGATGTGGAGGTGTCGGGTCGCATGCTGCAGCCTCCCTTTCCCGGTCGGGTGCTTCTAAGATacgattgattgatttcgaCCAAGTCACATTATCCTCTCTAAACCGACATGCTCTCGCGACGCTTGCTGATGTCGGGACGCCGAAGGTGCACTGCATCCGCAAACGGTTGGAACAAATTACACCATGGACTAAGTTCGACTGCCGAAACGAACTCTTCAGCGGATCTGTTGCCGATGGTTTACTTGCTCCGTGGTCGATGGACGATAGCGACAAAGGGCGAAAGCCAGACTACGTGCTGGACTGTATCGATAACATCACCTCCAAGGTCGAGCTGCTACACTACTGTCATTCACACTCAATTCCCGTAATTTCTTCGATGGGTGCAGGATGCAAGTCCGATCCTACGTGCGTAACAGTGGGCGATATCTCGACAAGCACGGACGACCCTCTCTCGCGCAGCACTCGTCGACGTCTTAAGATCCTCGGAGTAAGCACTGGTATCCCGGTCGTATTCTCGACAGAGAAGCCCGGCCCAGGCAAGGCTAGTCTCTTGCCACTTGCAGAGGAAGAATTCAATAAGGGCCAAGTTGGCGAGCTCAGCGTTCTGCCAGACTTCCGTGCGCGAATTCTACCGGTTCTTGGAACCATGCCTGCGGTTTTTGGATACACCGTGGCAAACCATGTTATCTGTGATATTGCAGGTTACCCGAGAGACTACAGCATTGCCAGAAAAGGCAAGGATAAAATTTATGACTCGGTCCAGACGGCTACCCAGGGTTTCATGGAACGGTTGGCTAGAGTTGAAGTTGGTCAACATGTCATTGGCCTTCGTCTTCCAATTACCAAGGGCGACGTCGTTTTCCTTGTGGACGACATCTGGCGAGGAAAGAGTGCTATCACCGGCCTTCCTGGCCGACTCATCCTCGTTCCATGGGAGCGGCCCGCTCGCGGCTTCGTGCCTGACCCTGAGTGGGAGAAGCAAGGACAGAAATTCCTACCGTTTGAGCTGAAGGACCTTGTGTGTATGACCAAGGAGGAGAGCGCCCGACACGAGAAGGAAGTTCTCCTGGGTGGAAAGAAACCAGAAGACCTATACGACGAGAAAACAATCCAGAGGGTCAAGGAGCGAATGGAGGAGGCGGGATTCTACGAGAGATTTCGGTAG
- a CDS encoding putative oxysterol binding protein — MLERITNFMAHPETLLPMPTVDDPLERFVSVVKFYLSGWHIKPPGVKKPLNPILGETFTGYWDYPDGTRGYYIAEQTSHHPPKSSYFFMAPEHSIRIDGTLIPRSKFLGNSAGSLMEGIAVLRFLNRGSNKEKGERYILTQPNMYARNILIGKMKYELGDHSYVRCPENKLVADIEFKTKGYFTGAYNQIGGTIKNSETGQVYYELSGYWNKEMFITDVRTHKKELLFNASTATHTPPQVRPIAQQGERESQRLWQTTVKALLERNHEVATDEKTKIEDRQREEAAKRANDGVEWHPKLFRRVQGGPGGADEGEEDLDWIINAQIDAHNPELATKQILSIAPILEGQTESSQYQIPPHKEGREAAPPDHNGAAPSAAQPASSGGEKLEEVQRKDTRTSDVDTFVDAKP, encoded by the exons ATGTTGGAGCGGATCACCAA CTTCATGGCCCATCCGGAGACCCTTCTGCCTATGCCCACCGTCGATGATCCCCTCGAACGCTTCGTCTCTGTGGTCAAGTTCTACTTGAGCGGCTGGCACATCAAGCCTCC AGGTGTGAAGAAACCGCTCAACCCGATTCTGGGAGAAACCTTCACTGGCTACTGGGATTATCCGGATGGAACCCGCGGATATTATATCGCTGAACAAACCTCGCACCACCCACCCAAATCGAGCTATTTCTTCATGGCTCCCGAGCACAGTATCCGGATAGATGGGACGCTGATCCCCCGAAGCAAGTTCTTGGGCAATTCGGCCGGAAGCTTGATGGAGGGAATAGCCGTTTTGCGCTTTTTGAATCGAGGTTcgaacaaggaaaagggcgaGCGATA CATCTTGACTCAGCCGAATATGTACGCCCGGAATATTCTAATCGGAAAGATGAAATATGAGCTGGGTGACCACAGCTATGTCAGATGCCCGGAGAACAAACTAGTTGCCGATATCGAGTTCAAGACCAAGGGCTACTTCACCGGCGCTTATAACCAAATCGGGGGGACGATCAAGAACAGCGAGACCGGCCAAGTATACTATGAATTGTCGGGCTACTGGAATAAGGAGATGTTCATTACAGATGTCCGG ACCCATAAGAAGGAACTTCTGTTCAATGCAAGCACCGCCACCCATACCCCTCCTCAGGTGCGGCCCATCGCACAGCAGGGCGAACGCGAGTCGCAGCGGTTGTGGCAGACTACCGTCAAGGCACTCTTAGAGCGAAACCACGAGGTGGCCACAGATGAAAAGACGAAGATCGAAGATCGCCaacgagaagaagcagccaagCGGGCCAATGACGGAGTGGAATGGCATCCGAAACTCTTCCGTCGGGTTCAGGGAGGCCCTGGTGGCGCCGACGAAGGCGAGGAGGATCTTGACTGGATCATCAACGCACAGAT TGACGCGCACAACCCCGAATTGGCCACCAAGCAGATTTTATCCATTGCCCCGATCTTAGAAGGTCAGACCGAGTCCTCTCAATACCAAATCCCACCTCACAAAGAGGGGCGTGAGGCGGCTCCACCTGACCACAACGGCGCTGCCCCGAGCGCAGCTCAGCCCGCCTCCTCCGGAGGTGAAAAGCTCGAAGAGGTGCAGCGCAAAGACACGCGAACATCGGACGTTGACACCTTCGTGGACGCCAAACCTTGA
- a CDS encoding Isochorismatase-like protein encodes MKAALVVVDMQEDFCPPNGVLPVQEGRAIAPIINELLAHQGFAVRVATQDYHPVDHISFANSHPRPNNRPFESVITVNNPAPGKEHETKPQNLWPAHCVGETRGAEIIPEIQTDNIDLYVKKGMHSQVEMYSAFADAFGNVDPSITDQSVDADLKDFLASKGVTDVFVVGLAGDYCVKHTAIDAARVGFKSYVVENATRCVVPGSGWDGAKRELREAGVSIIQSNGPEISGLAI; translated from the exons ATGAAGGCAGCCTTAGTCGTCGTTGACATGCAAGAGGACTTCTGTCCACCC AACGGAGTTCTTCCGGTCCAGGAAGGGCGTGCAATCGCACCTATTATAAACGAGTTGTTGGCACACCAGGGGTTCGCGGTACGGGTGGCCACACAAGATTACCACCCAGTGGACCATATCTCCTTTGCCAACAGCCACCCCCGTCCCAACAACCGCCCTTTTGAGAGTGTGATAACCGTGAACAACCCAGCACCGGGGAAAGAGCACGAAACCAAGCCACAAAACCTCTGGCCAGCGCACTGTGTTGGGGAAACCAGGGGAGCCGAGATCATCCCCGAGATTCAGACCGATAACATCGACCTGTATGTGAAGAAAGGTATGCACTCTCAGGTGGAAATGTACTCCGCTTTTGCCGATGCTTTCGGGAATGTTGATCCTTCCATTACGGATCAATCGGTGGACGCCGACCTCAAGGACTTCCTGGCTAGCAAGGGCGTCACGGATGTCTTCGTGGTCGGTTTGGCGGGCGACTACTGCGTTAAGCACACAGCTATTGATGCCGCGAGGGTAGGCTTTAAGAGCTACGTGGTTGAGAATGCCACTCGGTGTGTCGTGCCGGGTTCGGGTTGGGACGGAGCCAAGCGGGAGTTGAGGGAGGCGGGAGTATCCATCATTCAATCAAATGGCCCTGAGATTTCTGGTCTGGCGATCTGA
- a CDS encoding RNA polymerase II subunit A (CTD phosphatase ssu72) yields the protein MAYDPRLASAGTATPDPPPPPPPPPESAMAAPTETESSDGTAAAPTQEQQSDSYKLRFCTVCASNQNRSMEAHLRLSTAPSPFPVISFGTGSLVRLPGPSITQPNVYNFNTTSYSQMYEELYSKDERLYRNNGLLNMLERNRNLKWGPERFQDWVPGMPRVDHVAKGDKGALGTEGGVVDVIITCEERCWDAVVDDLMNKGSLLNRPVHVFNVDIKDNHEEALVGGKAILELANRLNEAAVQERKANNSEGWENGTGEARRSFDEKVPEILAAWQEKWPNLPALWTLAWL from the coding sequence ATGGCCTATGATCCACGATTAGCCAGTGCGGGCACTGCAACTCCGGatcctccgcctcctccccctccccctcctgaGTCTGCCATGGCAGCACCAACGGAGACCGAGTCTTCAGACGGGACTGCAGCCGCCCCTACCCAGGAGCAACAGTCAGACTCTTACAAACTTAGATTTTGCACGGTGTGCGCCTCGAACCAAAACCGTTCGATGGAAGCCCATCTCCGTCTATCTACTGCACCGTCTCCTTTCCCTGTTATTTCCTTTGGGACGGGATCCCTGGTCCGTCTGCCAGGCCCATCCATCACGCAACCTAATGTGTACAATTTCAATACCACCTCGTATTCCCAAATGTACGAGGAACTGTACTCCAAGGATGAGAGGCTCTATCGTAACAACGGTCTTTTAAACATGCTCGAACGCAACCGGAACCTGAAATGGGGGCCGGAGCGCTTCCAAGACTGGGTCCCTGGTATGCCCCGCGTGGACCACGTCGCGAAAGGCGACAAAGGCGCCCTGGGGACCGAGGGCGGCGTGGTCGATGTCATTATCACCTGTGAGGAGCGGTGCTGGGATGCCGTTGTTGACGATCTCATGAATAAAGGATCGCTCCTCAACCGACCCGTCCATGTATTCAATGTCGATATTAAAGATAACCACGAGGAAGCTCTAGTCGGAGGGAAGGCCATTCTCGAACTAGCTAATCGACTCAACGAGGCTGCCGTCCAGGAACGCAAAGCGAATAACTCTGAAGGCTGGGAAAACGGAACCGGTGAGGCTCGGAGGAGTTTCGATGAGAAGGTCCCGGAAATTCTTGCAGCCTGGCAGGAGAAGTGGCCGAATTTGCCGGCGCTGTGGACATTGGCTTGGCTCTAG
- a CDS encoding putative carboxyphosphonoenolpyruvate phosphonomutase, which produces MPMVTAATGLRRTLEDPNSFVVAPGVYDGLSARIALSVGFDALYMTGAGTAASVHGQADLGICTLNDMRANAEMLSNLSPTTPVIADADTGYGGPIMVARTTEQYSRSGVAAFHIEDQVQTKRCGHLGGKILVDTDTYVTRIRAAVQARQRIGSDIVVIARTDSLQTHGYEESVARLRAARDAGADVGFLEGITSKEMARQVVKELAPWPMLLNMVEHGATPSISAAEAKEMGFRIIIFPFAGLGPACAAMREAMEKLKADGIPGLSKELTPQMLFRVCGLDESIKVDAEAGGAAFEGGVDLK; this is translated from the exons ATGCCGATGGTAACAGCAGCTACTGGTCTTCGACGCACCCTTGAAGACCCGAACTCGTTCGTTGTTGCTCCCGGTGTATATGATGGCCTCTCTGCACGCATTGCGCTCTCCGTTGGCTTCGACGCCCTGTACATG ACGGGTGCTGGCACCGCCGCCTCTGTGCACGGACAAGCCGACCTGGGAATCTGCACCCTGAATGACATGCGCGCCAACGCCGAAATGCTCTCGAATCTTTCGCCAACTACACCCGTCATCGCAGATGCTGACACTGGTTACGGTGGTCCGATCATGGTCGCCCGCACGACCGAACAATACTCCCGCTCTGGCGTGGCCGCCTTCCACATCGAGGATCAAGTGCAGACGAAGCGCTGCGGACATCTGGGAGGGAAGATCCTTGTGGACACGGACACCTATGTGACGCGCATTCGTGCGGCGGTACAGGCGCGACAGCGCATCGGTAGTGATATTGTGGTCATTGCCCGGACAGACTCCCTCCAGACACACGGTTACGAGGAGAGTGTAGCACGTCTACGAGCAGCGCGGGACGCTGGCGCAGACGTAGGTTTCCTGGAGGGAATTACATCCAAGGAAATGGCAAGGCAGGTGGTGAAGGAGCTGGCTCCGTGGCCGATGCTGCTCAACATGGTCGAGCATGGGGCGACTCCGTCGATCTCGGCGGCTGAGGCCAAGGAGATGGGATTCCgtatcatcatcttcccgTTTGCCGGTCTGGGACCCGCCTGTGCAGCCATGCGCGAAGCAATGGAGAAACTAAAGGCTGATGGTATCCCCGGCTTGTCCAAGGAGCTGACTCCGCAGATGTTGTTCCGGGTCTGCGGGCTAGATGAAAGTATCAAAGTCGATGCGGAGGCTGGAGGAGCGGCATTTGAAGGCGGGGTTGATCTGAAGTAA
- a CDS encoding histone deacetylase HosA: MARSAIVQEYAPPSSTPTITLDQKTIHERQQNGIARPKGYRVSWHANPAVEPHHFGQSHPMKPWRLTLTKQLVMAYGMHHAMDLYLARSATYEEMAEFHKTDYLDFLRQVMPGDMENPEQGENIARFNFGDDCPIFDGLYNYCSLYAGGSIDAARKLCNNQSEIAINWSGGLHHAKKAEASGFCYVNDIVLGILQLLRLHPRVMYIDIDVHHGDGVEQAFWSTDRVLTVSFHKYDKDNFFPGTGALDSTGPTHPLNPGAHHAVNVPLHDGIDDESYIRLFREVIGSCISTYQPGAIVLQCGADSLGCDRLGCFNLNVAAHGACVAYVKTFGLPLLVVGGGGYTPRNVSRAWAHETSILIDAQDTIDPNIPETVAFRNHFGPDYSLFPPLSEMRKLENKNPRSYLSGLVQSIHEQLRYMQGAPSVQMSFIPPDILGLREDTEKEIEEQMAEQDEAREEREGGGSASKNSRRRELERGVGQRGELFSA; this comes from the coding sequence ATGGCACGCTCTGCCATCGTCCAAGAATACGCCCCTCCCTCGTCCACTCCCACCATCACTCTCGACCAAAAGACCATCCATGAACGCCAACAAAATGGGATCGCTCGCCCCAAAGGCTACCGCGTCTCCTGGCACGCCAACCCAGCTGTCGAACCGCACCATTTCGGTCAATCGCACCCGATGAAACCCTGGCGTCTGACGCTGACCAAACAACTCGTCATGGCCTACGGCATGCACCATGCGATGGACCTGTATCTCGCTCGCTCAGCGACCTACGAAGAAATGGCCGAGTTTCACAAAACAGACTACCTCGATTTCCTCCGCCAGGTCATGCCCGGCGATATGGAGAACCCAGAGCAAGGCGAGAACATTGCGCGCTTCAACTTCGGCGATGACTGCCCCATCTTCGACGGTCTGTACAACTACTGCTCGCTCTACGCTGGCGGCTCCATCGACGCTGCTCGGAAGCTCTGCAACAATCAATCCGAAATCGCAATTAACTGGTCTGGCGGTCTTCATCACGCCAAAAAGGCCGAGGCCAGCGGCTTCTGCTACGTGAACGACATCGTCCTCGGCATCCTACAGCTCCTCCGTCTGCACCCGCGCGTCATGTACATCGACATCGACGTGCACCACGGCGACGGCGTTGAGCAAGCCTTCTGGTCCACGGATCGCGTCCTGACCGTCTCCTTCCACAAATACGACAAGGATAACTTCTTCCCAGGCACCGGCGCCCTAGACAGCACCGGACCAACTCACCCACTGAACCCAGGCGCACACCACGCCGTCAACGTCCCCCTCCACGACGGCATCGACGACGAATCCTACATCCGTCTTTTCCGCGAAGTCATCGGCTCCTGCATCTCAACCTACCAACCCGGCGCAATCGTTCTCCAATGCGGCGCCGACTCCCTCGGTTGCGACCGCCTCGGCTGCTTCAACCTCAACGTCGCCGCCCACGGCGCCTGCGTCGCCTACGTCAAAACCTTCGGCCTCCCCCTCCTCGTtgtcggcggcggcggctaCACCCCCCGCAACGTCTCCCGTGCTTGGGCCCACGAAAcctccatcctcatcgacgCCCAAGATACCATCGACCCTAACATCCCCGAAACTGTCGCCTTCCGCAACCACTTTGGCCCAGATTACTCGCTGTTCCCGCCATTGAGCGAGATGCGCAAGCTCGAGAATAAGAACCCGCGCAGCTATCTATCCGGTCTTGTCCAGTCCATTCATGAGCAGTTGCGATATATGCAGGGGGCACCCAGCGTGCAGATGAGTTTTATTCCGCCGGACATTCTGGGTTTGCGGGAGGATacggagaaggagattgaggagcAGATGGCAGAGCAGGACGAGGCGcgggaggaaagagaaggcggTGGGTCTGCGAGTAAGAATAGTCGACGACGAGAGTTGGAGAGGGGTGTTGGGCAGAGGGGGGAATTGTTTTCTGCTtaa